The Pongo abelii isolate AG06213 chromosome 20, NHGRI_mPonAbe1-v2.0_pri, whole genome shotgun sequence genome window below encodes:
- the TMPRSS9 gene encoding transmembrane protease serine 9, with amino-acid sequence MEPTVADVHLVPRTTKEVPAPDAACCRAATIGVVAASLVVLTLGVLLAFLSTQGIHVDHTAELRGIRWASSLQRETSDYHRMLTPTLEALFVSSFQKTEASCVGCTVLNYRDGNSSVLVHFQLHFLLRPLQTLSLGLEEELLQRGIRARLREHGISLAAYGTIVSAELTGRHKGPLAERDLKSGPCPGNSFSCQNSQCVTKVNPECDDQKDCSDGSDEAHCECGLQPAWRMAGRIVGGMEASPGEFPWQASLRENKEHFCGAAIINARWLVSAAHCFNEFQDPTEWVAYVGATYLSGWEASTVRARVAQIVKHPLYNADTADFDVAVLELTSPLPFGRHIQPVCLPAATHIFPPRKKCLISGWGYLKEDFLVKPEVLQKATVELLDQALCASLYGHSLTDRMVCAGYLDGKVDSCQGDSGGPLVCEEPSGRFFLAGIVSWGIGCAEARRPGVYARVTRLRDWILEATTKASMPLVPTVAPAPAVPSTAWPTSPESPVVSAPNKSTQAPSTVPLDWVTVPKLQECGARPAMEKPTRVVGGFGAASGEVPWQVSLKEGSRHFCGATVVGDRWLLSAAHCFNHTKVEQVRAHLGTASLLGLGGSPVKIGLRRVVLHPLYNPGILDFDLAVLELASPLAFNKYIQPVCLPLAIQKFPVGRKCMISGWGNTQEGNATKPELLQKASVGIIDQKTCSVLYNFSLTDRMICAGFLEGKVDSCQGDSGGPLACEEAPGVFYLAGIVSWGIGCAQVKKPGVYTRITRLKGWILEIMSSQPLPVCPPSTTRMLATTSPRTTAGLTVLGATPSRPTPGAASRVTGQPANSTLSAVSTTARGQTPFLDTPEATTHSQPPDCGLAPAALTRIVGGSAAGRGEWPWQVSLWLRRREHRCGAVLVAERWLLSAAHCFDVYGDPKQWAAFLGTPFLSGAEGQLKRVARIYKHPFYNLYTLDYDVALLELVGPVRRSRLVRPICLPEPAPRPPDGARCVITGWGSVREGGSMARQLQKAAVRLLSEQTCRRFYPVQISSRMLCAGFPQGGVDSCSGDAGGPLACREPSGRWVLIGVTSWGYGCGRPHFPGVYTRVAAVRGWIGQHIQE; translated from the exons ATGGAGCCCACTGTAGCTGATGTACACCTCGTGCCCAGGACAACCAAGGAAGTCCCCGCTCCAGATGCCGCGTGCTGTCGAGCGGCTACCATTGGCGTGGTGGCCGCCAGCCTTGTCGTCCTCACCCTGGGAGTCCTTTTGG CCTTCCTCTCTACACAGGGCATCCACGTGGACCACACGGCCGAGCTGCGGGGAATCCGGTGGGCCAGCAGTTTGCAGCGGGAGACCTCGGACTATCACCGCATGCTGACGCCCACCCTGGAGGCACTG TTTGTAAGTAGTTTTCAGAAGACAGAGGCAAGCTGCGTGGGTTGCACGGTGCTGAATTACAG GGATGGGAACTCCAGTGTCCTCGTACATTTCCAGCTGCACTTTCTGCTGCGACCCCTCCAGACGCTGAGCCTGGGCCTGGAGGAGGAGCTATTGCAGCGAGGGATCCGGGCAAGGCTGCGGGAGCACGGCATCTCCCTGGCTGCCTATGGCACAATTGTGTCGGCCGAGCTCACAG GGAGACATAAGGGACCCTTGGCAGAGAGAGACTTAAAATCAG GCCCCTGTCCAGGGAACTCCTTTTCCTGCCAGAACAGCCAGTGTGTGACCAAGGTGAACCCGGAGTGTGACGACCAGAAGGACTGCTCCGATGGGTCCGACGAGGCGCACTGCG AGTGTGGCTTGCAGCCTGCCTGGAGGATGGCCGGCAGGATCGTGGGCGGCATGGAAGCGTCCCCGGGGGAGTTTCCGTGGCAAGCCAGCCTTCGAGAGAACAAGGAGCACTTCTGTGGGGCCGCCATCATCAATGCCAGGTGGCTGGTGTCTGCCGCTCACTGCTTCAATGA GTTCCAAGACCCAACGGAATGGGTGGCCTACGTGGGTGCGACCTACCTCAGCGGCTGGGAGGCCAGCACCGTGCGGGCCCGGGTGGCCCAGATCGTCAAGCACCCCCTGTACAACGCGGACACGGCCGACTTCGACGTGGCGGTGCTGGAGCTGACCAGCCCTCTGCCTTTCGGCCGGCACATCCAGCCCGTGTGCCTCCCGGCTGCCACACACATCTTCCCACCCAGGAAGAAGTGCTTGATCTCAGGCTGGGGCTACCTCAAGGAGGACTTCC TGGTCAAGCCAGAGGTGCTTCAGAAAGCCACTGTGGAGCTGCTGGACCAGGCACTGTGTGCCAGCCTGTACGGCCACTCACTCACTGACAGGATGGTGTGTGCTGGCTACCTGGACGGGAAGGTGGACTCCTGCCAG GGTGACTCAGGAGGACCCCTGGTCTGCGAGGAGCCCTCTGGCCGGTTCTTTCTGGCTGGCATCGTGAGCTGGGGAATCGGGTGTGCGGAAGCCCGGCGTCCGGGGGTCTATGCCCGAGTCACCAGGCTACGTGACTGGATCCTGGAGGCCACCACCAAAGCCAGCATGCCTCTGGTCCCCACGGTGGCGCCTGCCCCCGCCGTCCCCAGCACAGCCTGGCCCACCAGTCCTGAGAGCCCTGTGGTCAGCGCTCCCAACAAATCCACGCAGGCCCCCAGCACTGTGCCTCTTGACTGGGTCACCGTTCCTAAGCTACAAG AATGTGGGGCCAGGCCTGCAATGGAGAAGCCCACCCGGGTCGTGGGCGGGTTCGGAGCTGCCTCAGGGGAGGTGCCCTGGCAGGTCAGCCTGAAGGAAGGGTCCCGGCACTTCTGCGGAGCAACAGTGGTGGGGGACCGCTGGCTGCTGTCTGCCGCCCACTGCTTCAACCA CACGAAGGTGGAGCAGGTTCGGGCCCACCTGGGCACTGCATCCCTCCTGGGCCTGGGCGGAAGCCCAGTGAAGATCGGGCTGCGGCGGGTGGTGCTGCACCCACTCTACAACCCTGGCATCCTGGACTTCGACCTGGCTGTCCTGGAGCTGGCCAGCCCCCTGGCCTTCAACAAATACATCCAGCCTGTCTGCCTGCCCCTGGCCATCCAGAAGTTCCCTGTGGGCCGGAAGTGCATGATCTCCGGATGGGGAAATACGCAAGAAGGAAATG CCACCAAGCCCGAGCTCCTGCAGAAGGCGTCCGTGGGCATCATAGACCAGAAAACCTGTAGCGTGCTCTACAACTTCTCCCTCACAGACCGCATGATCTGCGCGGGCTTCCTGGAAGGCAAAGTCGACTCCTGCCAG ggTGACTCTGGGGGCCCCCTGGCCTGCGAGGAGGCCCCTGGCGTGTTTTATCTGGCAGGGATCGTGAGCTGGGGTATTGGCTGCGCTCAGGTTAAGAAGCCAGGCGTGTACACGCGCATCACCAGGCTAAAGGGCTGGATCCTGGAGATCATGTCCTCCCAGCCCCTACCCGTGTGTCCCCCCTCGACCACAAGGATGCTGGCCACCACCAGCCCCAGGACGACGGCTGGCCTCACAGTCCTGGGGGCCACACCCAGCAGACCCACCCCTGGGGCTGCCAGCAGGGTGACGGGCCAACCTGCCAACTCAACCTTATCTGCCGTGAGCACCACCGCTAGGGGACAGACGCCGTTTCTAGACACCCCGGAGGCCACCACGCACTCCCAGCCACCAG ACTGCGGCCTGGCGCCGGCCGCACTCACCAGGATTGTGGGCGGCAGCGCAGCGGGCCGTGGGGAGTGGCCGTGGCAGGTGAGCCTGTGGCTGCGGCGCCGGGAACACCGCTGCGGGGCCGTGCTGGTGGCAGAGAGGTGGCTGTTGTCGGCGGCGCACTGCTTCGACGT CTACGGGGACCCCAAGCAGTGGGCGGCCTTCCTAGGCACGCCGTTCCTGAGCGGCGCGGAGGGGCAGCTAAAGCGCGTGGCGCGCATCTACAAGCACCCGTTCTACAATCTCTACACGCTCGACTACGACGTGGCGCTGCTGGAGCTGGTGGGGCCGGTGCGCCGCAGCCGCCTGGTGCGTCCCATCTGCCTGCCCGAGCCCGCGCCGCGACCCCCAGACGGCGCGCGCTGCGTCATCACCGGCTGGGGCTCGGTGCGCGAAGGAG GCTCCATGGCGCGGCAGCTGCAGAAAGCGGCCGTGCGCCTCCTCAGCGAGCAGACCTGCCGCCGCTTCTACCCGGTGCAGATCAGCAGCCGCATGCTGTGTGCCGGCTTCCCGCAGGGTGGCGTGGACAGCTGCTCG GGTGACGCTGGGGGACCCCTGGCCTGCAGGGAGCCTTCTGGACGGTGGGTGCTAATTGGGGTCACCAGCTGGGGCTATGGCTGTGGCCGGCCCCACTTCCCAGGTGTCTATACCCGGGTGGCAGCTGTGAGAGGCTGGATAGGGCAGCACATCCAGGAGTGA
- the TIMM13 gene encoding mitochondrial import inner membrane translocase subunit Tim13, translating to MEGGFGSDFGGSGSGKLDPGLIMEQVKVQIAVANAQELLQRMTDKCFRKCIGKPGGSLDNSEQKCIAMCMDRYMDAWNTVSRAYNSRLQRERANM from the exons ATGGAGGGCGGCTTCGGCTCCGATTTCGGGGGCTCCGGCAGCGGGAAGCTGGACCCAGGGCTCATAATGGAGCAGGTGAAAGTGCAGATCGCCGTGGCCAACGCGCAGGAGCTGCTGCAG AGGATGACGGACAAGTGTTTCCGGAAGTGTATAGGGAAACCTGGGGGCTCCCTGGACAACTCCGAGCAG AAGTGCATCGCCATGTGCATGGATCGCTACATGGACGCCTGGAACACCGTGTCCCGCGCCTACAACTCTCGGCTGCAGCGGGAACGAGCCAACATGTGA